A genomic segment from Bradyrhizobium sp. CB1015 encodes:
- a CDS encoding TetR/AcrR family transcriptional regulator — MRYSREHKQETHDRIVKKASVRLREKGAHGIGVADLMKEAGLTHGGFYAHFDSREALVIEAFAYAMDRSMEHWRKLTGEASPEKRLALIAESYLSTLHRDNPGHGCSIPALGAEIARESPKTRKAFAGKLDEMIETLTDTIPNMPRKAARKQAIATLATMAGTMLLARIAGSSELSDEVLKAGRDHALEGAKREPKVAAAKKAKQN, encoded by the coding sequence ATGCGCTATTCCCGGGAACACAAGCAGGAAACCCACGACCGCATCGTGAAGAAGGCCTCGGTGCGGCTGCGGGAGAAGGGTGCCCACGGCATCGGCGTCGCCGATCTCATGAAGGAGGCGGGCCTGACCCATGGCGGCTTTTACGCGCATTTCGATTCCCGCGAGGCGCTGGTGATCGAGGCCTTTGCCTACGCCATGGACCGTTCGATGGAACACTGGCGCAAGCTCACCGGCGAGGCCTCGCCGGAGAAGCGGCTGGCGCTGATCGCGGAAAGCTATCTGTCCACGCTGCATCGCGACAATCCCGGGCACGGCTGCTCGATTCCCGCGCTCGGCGCCGAGATCGCCCGCGAGAGCCCGAAGACACGCAAGGCCTTCGCCGGCAAGCTGGATGAGATGATCGAGACCCTGACCGACACCATCCCGAACATGCCGCGCAAGGCGGCACGCAAGCAGGCGATCGCGACGCTGGCGACGATGGCCGGTACCATGCTGCTGGCGCGCATCGCCGGCTCGAGCGAATTGTCCGACGAGGTGCTGAAGGCGGGCCGGGACCACGCGCTCGAGGGCGCGAAGCGTGAGCCGAAGGTGGCGGCCGCGAAGAAGGCGAAGCAGAACTAG
- a CDS encoding LysR family transcriptional regulator — protein sequence MLDQGAIDWDDFRFVLAIVRGGSVSAAAKQLGVDHATVIRRVDRLEKHLSAKLFDRRKTGYLLTEAGQRVADSAEAMESTIVANQEQVGGSVARLTGTVRIGAPDGFGTAFLAPRLAPFADRYPDLDLQLVATARLFSLSKREADIAISLTMPKEGRIVGRKLLDYRLGLYAAPGYLDRFPEITSRQDLTQHRFVGYIEELLFTPELDYLPQVSPRISARFRSANLIAQLNATLSGFGIAVLPHFMASDYPQLVAVLPEEISITRTFWMLMHADSKDLARIRAVADYISEIVERERALFAGRLNARS from the coding sequence ATGCTGGATCAAGGCGCTATCGATTGGGACGACTTTCGCTTCGTGCTCGCCATCGTGCGGGGCGGATCGGTCTCGGCTGCGGCAAAACAGCTGGGGGTCGACCATGCCACCGTGATCCGCCGCGTCGACCGGCTGGAGAAGCACCTCTCGGCCAAGCTGTTTGACCGGCGCAAGACCGGCTACCTGCTCACCGAGGCCGGCCAGCGCGTCGCCGACAGCGCCGAAGCCATGGAATCCACCATCGTCGCCAACCAGGAGCAGGTCGGCGGCTCCGTGGCGCGGCTGACCGGGACGGTGCGGATCGGCGCCCCTGATGGCTTCGGCACCGCCTTCCTGGCGCCGCGGCTGGCGCCGTTCGCGGACCGCTATCCCGATCTCGATCTGCAACTTGTGGCAACCGCGCGGCTGTTCAGCCTCTCCAAGCGCGAGGCCGATATCGCCATCAGCCTGACCATGCCGAAGGAAGGCCGCATCGTCGGCCGCAAGCTGCTCGACTACCGCCTCGGGCTCTATGCCGCACCTGGCTATCTCGATCGCTTCCCTGAGATCACCTCGCGGCAGGACCTGACGCAGCACCGCTTCGTCGGCTACATCGAGGAGCTCTTGTTCACGCCGGAGCTCGACTATCTGCCGCAGGTCTCGCCGCGGATCTCCGCGCGCTTTCGCAGCGCCAATCTGATCGCCCAGCTCAACGCCACCCTCTCAGGCTTCGGCATCGCCGTGCTGCCGCATTTCATGGCGAGCGATTATCCGCAGCTCGTGGCCGTGCTGCCGGAGGAGATTTCGATCACGCGGACATTCTGGATGCTGATGCACGCCGACAGCAAGGACCTGGCGCGGATCAGGGCCGTGGCGGATTACATCTCGGAGATTGTCGAGCGCGAGCGGGCGTTGTTTGCAGGGCGATTGAACGCGCGCTCGTAA
- a CDS encoding CoA-acylating methylmalonate-semialdehyde dehydrogenase yields MRSIGHFIGGKEVKGTSGRTADVFEPMTGDVQAKVALASKAEVRAAVENARAAQPEWAATNPQRRSRVMMKFLELIQRDYDKLAELLAREHGKTVPDAKGDIQRGLEVVEFACGIPHLMKGEYTEGAGPGIDIYSMRQPLGVVAGITPFNFPAMIPMWKFAPAIACGNAFILKPSERDPGVPMKLAELMIEAGLPAGILNVVNGDKEAVDAILDDPDIKAVGFVGSTPIAQYIYERAAQTGKRCQCFGGAKNHAIVMPDADMDQAVDALIGAGYGSAGERCMAVSVAVPVGKATADRLMEKLIPRVESLKIGTSIDPSADYGPLVTREAVEKVKSYIDVGIKEGATLAVDGRGFKMQGYENGFYLGGSLFDNVTKDMRIYKEEIFGPVLSVVRAHDYKEALALPSDHDYGNGVAIFTRDGDAARDFAARVNVGMVGINVPIPVPIAYYTFGGWKKSGFGDLNQHGPDSIRFYTKTKTVTSRWPSGVKEGAEFSIPLMK; encoded by the coding sequence ATGCGTTCAATCGGACATTTCATCGGTGGCAAGGAGGTCAAGGGCACCTCTGGCCGCACCGCCGACGTTTTCGAGCCGATGACCGGTGACGTTCAGGCCAAGGTGGCGCTGGCGTCGAAGGCCGAGGTCCGCGCCGCCGTCGAGAACGCGCGCGCCGCCCAGCCCGAATGGGCCGCGACCAACCCGCAGCGCCGCTCCCGCGTCATGATGAAGTTCCTGGAGCTGATCCAGCGCGACTACGACAAGCTCGCCGAGCTGCTCGCACGCGAGCACGGCAAGACCGTGCCTGATGCCAAGGGCGACATCCAGCGCGGCCTCGAGGTCGTCGAGTTCGCCTGCGGCATCCCGCATCTGATGAAGGGCGAGTACACGGAAGGCGCCGGGCCCGGCATCGACATCTATTCGATGCGCCAGCCTCTCGGCGTCGTCGCCGGCATCACGCCGTTCAACTTCCCGGCGATGATCCCGATGTGGAAGTTCGCGCCCGCGATCGCCTGCGGCAACGCTTTCATCCTCAAGCCCTCCGAGCGCGATCCCGGCGTGCCGATGAAGCTCGCCGAGCTGATGATCGAGGCGGGCCTGCCGGCCGGCATCCTCAACGTCGTCAACGGCGACAAGGAAGCGGTCGACGCCATTCTCGACGATCCCGATATCAAGGCCGTCGGCTTCGTCGGCTCGACGCCGATCGCGCAGTACATCTATGAGCGCGCCGCCCAGACCGGCAAGCGCTGCCAGTGCTTCGGCGGCGCCAAGAACCACGCCATCGTCATGCCCGACGCGGACATGGACCAGGCCGTCGACGCGCTGATCGGCGCCGGCTACGGCTCGGCCGGCGAACGCTGCATGGCCGTCTCCGTCGCCGTCCCCGTCGGCAAGGCCACCGCCGACCGACTGATGGAAAAGCTGATCCCGCGCGTCGAATCCTTGAAGATCGGCACCTCGATCGATCCGTCGGCCGATTACGGCCCGCTGGTCACGCGCGAGGCGGTCGAGAAGGTCAAGAGCTACATCGACGTCGGCATCAAGGAAGGCGCGACGCTCGCCGTCGACGGCCGCGGCTTCAAGATGCAGGGCTACGAGAACGGCTTCTATCTCGGTGGCTCGCTGTTCGACAACGTCACCAAGGACATGCGGATCTACAAGGAAGAGATTTTTGGCCCCGTGCTCTCGGTCGTGCGTGCGCATGATTACAAGGAAGCGCTGGCGCTGCCGTCCGACCATGACTACGGCAACGGCGTTGCCATCTTCACCCGCGACGGCGATGCCGCGCGCGACTTTGCGGCCAGGGTCAACGTCGGCATGGTCGGCATCAACGTGCCGATCCCGGTGCCGATCGCCTATTACACCTTCGGTGGCTGGAAGAAGTCGGGCTTCGGCGATCTCAACCAGCACGGCCCGGACTCGATCCGCTTCTACACCAAGACCAAGACGGTGACCTCGCGCTGGCCGTCCGGCGTCAAGGAAGGCGCGGAGTTCTCGATCCCGCTGATGAAGTAG
- a CDS encoding isobutyryl-CoA dehydrogenase, producing MQFALNEDQVVLRDMALAFAAEKIAPHALRWDEEKHFPVDVMREAATLGMGGIYIREDVGGSAMTRFDAALIFEALATGCPTTSAFISIHNMASWMIDAFGSDTQRHQWLPKLCTMELIASYCLTEPGAGSDAAALRTRAVREGDHYVLNGQKQFISGAGGTDVLVAMVRTGGDGPGGISTLVIDGKTPGVSFGANERKMGWNAQPTRAVIFENARVPMANRLSEEGTGFKIAMAGLDGGRLNITACSLGGAQTALDKARAYMKERKAFGKRLDEFQALQFRLADMAIELEAARTFLWRAAAALDRKDPDATMLCAMAKRFGTDVGFEVANHALQLHGGYGYLSEYGIEKIVRDLRVHQILEGTNEIMRLIVARKLIEGAR from the coding sequence ATGCAGTTCGCTCTGAACGAGGATCAGGTCGTCCTTCGCGACATGGCGCTGGCGTTTGCGGCGGAAAAGATCGCGCCGCACGCGCTGCGCTGGGACGAGGAGAAGCATTTCCCCGTCGACGTGATGCGCGAGGCCGCCACGCTCGGCATGGGCGGCATCTACATCCGCGAGGATGTCGGCGGCTCCGCCATGACGCGGTTCGACGCGGCGTTGATCTTCGAGGCGCTGGCGACGGGCTGCCCGACCACCTCGGCCTTCATCTCCATCCACAACATGGCGAGCTGGATGATCGATGCCTTCGGCAGCGACACCCAGCGCCACCAATGGCTGCCGAAGCTCTGCACCATGGAGCTGATCGCAAGCTACTGCCTGACCGAGCCGGGCGCCGGCTCGGACGCGGCCGCCCTGCGCACCCGCGCGGTGCGCGAGGGCGATCATTACGTCCTCAACGGCCAGAAGCAGTTCATCTCCGGCGCCGGCGGCACCGATGTTCTGGTCGCGATGGTCAGGACCGGCGGCGATGGTCCCGGCGGCATCTCGACCCTCGTCATCGACGGCAAGACGCCCGGCGTCTCCTTCGGCGCCAATGAGCGCAAGATGGGCTGGAACGCACAGCCGACCCGCGCGGTGATATTCGAGAACGCCCGCGTGCCCATGGCCAATCGCCTGAGCGAGGAGGGCACAGGCTTCAAGATCGCGATGGCCGGTCTCGACGGCGGCCGCCTCAACATCACGGCGTGTTCTCTTGGTGGTGCCCAAACTGCGCTGGACAAGGCGCGCGCCTACATGAAGGAGCGCAAGGCGTTTGGAAAGCGCCTCGACGAATTCCAGGCGCTGCAGTTCCGTCTCGCCGACATGGCGATCGAGCTCGAGGCCGCGCGTACCTTCCTGTGGCGTGCCGCGGCGGCGCTCGACCGCAAGGACCCCGACGCCACCATGTTGTGCGCGATGGCCAAGCGCTTCGGCACCGATGTCGGCTTCGAGGTCGCCAACCACGCGCTGCAGCTTCACGGCGGCTACGGTTACCTCAGCGAATACGGCATCGAGAAGATCGTGCGCGACTTGCGCGTGCACCAGATCCTCGAAGGCACCAATGAAATCATGCGGCTCATCGTGGCGCGCAAATTGATCGAGGGCGCGCGATGA
- a CDS encoding enoyl-CoA hydratase/isomerase family protein, whose protein sequence is MSGAEEGDLIARVEGAAGIIRLNRPKAINAVTLEMFRDIDKALDRFEADPAVAVILLEGAGERGLCAGGDIRTLWESSKAGGDLGKILWREEYILNARIKKFSKPYVAFMDGIVMGGGVGLSAHASHRIVTDRTKLAMPEVGLGFFPDVGGTYLLSHSPGEIGTYFGLTGQTMNGPDAIHAKFADWVVPAARLPELREALTKLRLGATAAGVGKLIDDFATGETAGPVAAREPIIDALFGFDRMEDIFAALKRDGSEFALATLKTLNEKSPRGMVVTLKLLRLARGSSLEECLVREYRAALEVFRSDDFREGVRAAVIDKDRNPTWSPPSIEDVTPEMLAPYLAEIGADELKFN, encoded by the coding sequence ATGAGCGGAGCGGAAGAGGGCGATCTGATCGCGCGCGTCGAAGGCGCGGCCGGCATCATCAGACTCAATCGTCCCAAGGCGATCAACGCCGTCACGCTGGAGATGTTTCGCGACATCGACAAGGCGCTCGATCGCTTCGAAGCTGATCCTGCCGTTGCCGTGATCCTGCTGGAAGGCGCCGGCGAGCGCGGCCTCTGCGCCGGCGGCGACATCCGCACGCTCTGGGAAAGCTCGAAGGCTGGTGGCGACCTCGGCAAGATCCTGTGGCGGGAGGAGTACATTCTCAATGCCCGGATCAAGAAGTTTTCAAAGCCCTATGTCGCCTTCATGGATGGCATCGTGATGGGCGGCGGCGTCGGACTTTCAGCACATGCCAGCCACCGCATCGTCACCGATCGCACCAAGCTGGCGATGCCCGAAGTCGGTCTCGGCTTCTTCCCCGATGTCGGCGGCACCTATCTGCTGTCGCATTCGCCGGGCGAGATCGGCACCTATTTCGGGCTGACCGGCCAGACCATGAACGGGCCGGACGCGATCCACGCGAAGTTTGCCGATTGGGTCGTGCCGGCGGCGAGATTGCCGGAGCTGCGCGAGGCACTGACCAAGCTGCGCCTTGGTGCCACCGCTGCCGGTGTCGGCAAGCTCATCGACGACTTTGCCACCGGCGAGACCGCGGGGCCGGTCGCCGCCAGGGAGCCGATCATCGATGCGTTGTTCGGCTTCGACCGCATGGAGGACATTTTCGCTGCGTTGAAGCGCGATGGTTCCGAGTTCGCGCTGGCCACGCTGAAGACGCTGAACGAAAAATCGCCGCGCGGCATGGTGGTGACGCTCAAGCTGCTGCGGCTTGCGCGCGGATCGAGCCTGGAAGAGTGCCTGGTGCGCGAATACCGCGCTGCGCTGGAAGTGTTTCGGAGCGATGATTTCCGCGAAGGCGTGCGCGCCGCCGTGATCGACAAAGACCGCAACCCGACCTGGTCGCCGCCGAGTATCGAGGATGTGACGCCGGAGATGCTCGCGCCCTATCTCGCCGAGATCGGCGCGGACGAGCTGAAGTTCAATTAA
- the mmsB gene encoding 3-hydroxyisobutyrate dehydrogenase, translated as MATIAFIGLGNMGGPMAANLVKAGHKVVAFDLVEASRNQAKADGASIADSAPAAVKGADVVVTMLPAGKHVLGVWNEVVPAMTKGTLIIDSSTIDVESARAAHALAAKHGVLSVDAPVSGGTGGAKGATLTFMCGGEDKAFAAAKPVLENMGKKIVHCGGAGAGQAAKICNNMILGISMIAVSEAFALGEKLGLSHQALFDVASTSSGQCWSLTTYCPVPGPVPTSPANNDYKPGFASALMVKDLTLAQDAAKAAGAATPLGKHAQEIYQSFDAAGQGGVDFSGIIKHVRSLAGK; from the coding sequence ATGGCCACGATCGCATTCATCGGTCTCGGCAACATGGGCGGCCCGATGGCCGCCAACCTCGTCAAGGCCGGCCACAAGGTGGTGGCGTTCGATCTCGTCGAAGCCTCGCGCAATCAGGCCAAGGCCGATGGCGCCAGCATTGCCGACAGCGCGCCCGCCGCGGTGAAGGGCGCCGATGTCGTCGTCACCATGCTCCCCGCAGGCAAACACGTGCTCGGCGTCTGGAACGAGGTCGTGCCCGCCATGACCAAGGGGACGCTGATCATCGATAGCTCCACCATCGACGTCGAAAGCGCGCGGGCCGCGCATGCGCTCGCCGCCAAGCACGGGGTGCTCTCGGTCGATGCGCCGGTCTCCGGCGGCACCGGCGGTGCCAAGGGCGCAACGCTCACCTTCATGTGCGGCGGCGAGGACAAGGCATTTGCCGCGGCAAAGCCCGTGCTCGAGAACATGGGCAAGAAGATCGTGCATTGCGGCGGTGCCGGTGCCGGCCAGGCCGCAAAAATCTGCAACAATATGATCCTCGGCATTTCCATGATCGCGGTCAGCGAGGCCTTTGCGCTCGGTGAGAAACTCGGGCTCTCGCATCAGGCGCTGTTCGACGTCGCCTCGACCTCGTCCGGCCAGTGCTGGTCGCTGACGACCTATTGCCCGGTGCCTGGCCCGGTGCCGACCTCGCCGGCCAACAACGATTACAAGCCGGGCTTTGCCTCGGCGCTGATGGTGAAGGACCTCACCCTGGCGCAGGATGCCGCCAAGGCTGCCGGCGCGGCCACGCCGCTCGGCAAGCATGCCCAGGAGATCTATCAGTCTTTCGACGCAGCCGGCCAGGGCGGGGTGGATTTTTCCGGAATTATCAAGCACGTTCGCAGCCTCGCTGGAAAATAG
- a CDS encoding AMP-binding protein: MTTFQEARAFLLQHRTDYEAAINDFRWPDPVPFNWALDWFDAELAAKAESKDRPALWIVDAAQDRQTKLSFATLSKRSSQVANFLRAQGLRRGDHLLLLLGNVVPLWETMLAAMKLGVVVIPATTLLTADELRDRLDRGKARAVVAAQDQVAKFASLGAENVVRIVVGAPSDGWLAYDEAAKASESFAPDGPTNADDPMLLYFTSGTTAKPKLVRHSQRSYPVGHLSTMYWIGLKPGDVHLNISSPGWAKHAWSCFFAPWNAGATVFVVNQPRFDAKALLATIGRCGVTTLCAPPTVWRLFIQENLASFKVALREVCGAGEPLNPEVIDQVRAAWGLTIRDGYGQTETTALAGNSPGQPIKVGSMGRPLPGYRVQISDADGNPAKEGEVTLVLGDDRPAGLMQGYQGDDGKLSGADGALYRSGDVVFADKDGYLTFVGRSDDVFKSSDYRISPFELESVLLEHELVAEAAVVPSPDPIRLAIPKAFVLLTAGAERSPETALSIFRHLHARLAPFKRIRRLEIVTELPKTISGKIRRVQLRRLERDDDRTDPLRGREFREEDFPELAKTRSET; the protein is encoded by the coding sequence ATGACCACCTTCCAGGAAGCACGCGCGTTCCTTCTGCAGCACCGCACGGATTACGAGGCCGCGATCAATGATTTCCGCTGGCCCGATCCGGTTCCTTTCAATTGGGCGCTCGATTGGTTCGACGCCGAGCTGGCGGCAAAGGCGGAATCCAAGGATCGGCCGGCGCTCTGGATCGTCGACGCCGCGCAGGATCGCCAGACAAAACTATCGTTCGCGACGCTCTCGAAGCGCTCTAGCCAGGTCGCGAACTTCCTCCGCGCGCAGGGCTTGAGGCGCGGCGATCATCTCCTGCTGCTGCTCGGTAACGTGGTTCCGCTGTGGGAGACGATGCTTGCGGCGATGAAGCTCGGCGTGGTCGTCATTCCCGCCACCACGCTGCTCACCGCCGACGAGCTGCGCGACCGGCTCGATCGCGGCAAGGCGAGGGCAGTGGTCGCGGCGCAGGACCAGGTCGCAAAATTCGCAAGCTTAGGCGCCGAGAATGTCGTCCGCATTGTCGTCGGCGCGCCCTCCGATGGTTGGCTTGCGTATGACGAGGCGGCAAAGGCTTCCGAAAGTTTTGCACCTGATGGTCCGACCAATGCCGACGACCCGATGCTGCTCTATTTCACCTCGGGGACGACAGCAAAACCAAAGCTTGTCCGGCACAGCCAGCGCAGCTATCCCGTCGGCCATCTCTCGACGATGTACTGGATCGGCCTGAAGCCCGGCGACGTCCACCTCAACATCTCCTCGCCCGGCTGGGCCAAGCACGCCTGGAGCTGCTTCTTCGCGCCGTGGAATGCGGGTGCGACCGTGTTCGTGGTCAACCAGCCGCGCTTCGACGCCAAGGCGCTGCTTGCCACCATCGGCCGCTGCGGCGTCACCACGCTGTGCGCGCCGCCGACGGTGTGGCGGCTGTTCATCCAGGAGAATCTGGCCTCGTTCAAGGTCGCGCTTCGCGAGGTCTGCGGCGCCGGCGAGCCGCTCAACCCTGAAGTGATCGATCAGGTGCGGGCGGCCTGGGGCCTCACCATTCGCGACGGCTACGGCCAGACCGAGACCACGGCGCTCGCCGGCAACTCGCCGGGCCAGCCCATCAAGGTCGGCTCGATGGGCCGTCCGCTGCCGGGCTACCGCGTGCAGATCAGCGATGCCGACGGCAATCCGGCGAAAGAGGGCGAGGTGACGCTGGTGCTGGGCGATGACCGTCCCGCCGGCCTGATGCAGGGCTATCAGGGCGACGACGGCAAATTGTCCGGAGCCGATGGCGCGCTCTATCGCAGTGGCGACGTGGTGTTTGCGGATAAGGACGGCTATCTCACCTTCGTCGGCCGCTCCGACGACGTGTTCAAGTCGTCGGACTACCGCATCAGCCCGTTCGAGCTGGAGAGCGTGTTGCTCGAGCACGAGCTGGTCGCGGAAGCTGCGGTGGTGCCGAGCCCGGATCCAATTCGGCTCGCGATCCCCAAGGCGTTCGTGCTGCTGACCGCGGGCGCGGAACGCTCGCCGGAAACCGCGCTATCGATCTTCAGGCACCTGCACGCGCGTCTGGCGCCGTTCAAGCGCATCCGCCGCCTCGAAATCGTCACTGAGCTGCCGAAGACGATCTCTGGCAAGATCCGCCGCGTCCAGCTACGACGGCTCGAACGCGACGACGATCGCACTGATCCGCTGCGCGGCCGGGAATTCCGCGAGGAGGATTTTCCGGAGCTGGCGAAGACACGGAGTGAGACCTAA
- a CDS encoding MaoC family dehydratase codes for MNEVWKKPPVTLEAYQAMVGKEIGVSSWHLIDQPRIDTYADVIEDHQFIHVDPERAKNETAFGTTIAHGFLTMSLLSIMSYEVMPVIAGTTMGVNYGFDKLRFISPVRSGKRVRGRFVLAEAKLRKPNELQSRTNVTVEIEGEDKPALVADWLGLIYFE; via the coding sequence GTGAACGAAGTCTGGAAGAAGCCGCCTGTTACGCTCGAGGCCTATCAGGCTATGGTCGGCAAGGAGATCGGCGTGTCCTCATGGCACCTGATCGACCAGCCCCGCATCGACACCTATGCCGATGTGATCGAGGATCACCAGTTCATCCACGTCGATCCGGAACGCGCGAAGAACGAAACCGCCTTCGGCACCACCATCGCGCACGGGTTTCTCACGATGTCGCTGCTGTCGATCATGTCCTACGAGGTGATGCCTGTGATCGCCGGCACCACGATGGGCGTGAATTACGGCTTCGACAAGCTGCGCTTCATCTCGCCGGTGCGCTCCGGCAAGCGCGTGCGCGGCCGCTTCGTGCTGGCGGAAGCCAAGCTCCGCAAGCCGAACGAATTGCAGTCCCGCACCAACGTCACGGTCGAGATCGAGGGCGAGGACAAGCCGGCGCTCGTCGCCGACTGGCTTGGCCTGATCTATTTCGAGTAG
- a CDS encoding SDR family NAD(P)-dependent oxidoreductase, whose protein sequence is MAIRFDGRVAIVTGAGNGLGKAHALGLASRGAKVVVNDFGGARDGTGGSLSPAEAVVEEIRKAGGTAMADGADVSNFEQVTAMVERATKEWGSVDLLCANAGILRDKSFGKMEVADFQKVLDVHLVGTFYCCKAAWAGMRDRNYGRIVLTTSSSGLYGNFGQANYGAAKTGMVGLMNVLAEEGRKNNIRVNIISPTAATRMTEELLPPQALQLMKPNAITPAVEYMLSEDAPTRTIMGAGAGSFAVIRILESEGINLPESEWTPDAIAAHFAEISDMSKARALQGAFEQTQKYVAQAAARVGIKL, encoded by the coding sequence ATGGCAATCAGGTTCGACGGACGCGTCGCCATCGTCACCGGCGCGGGCAATGGTCTCGGCAAAGCACACGCGCTGGGGCTGGCGAGCCGCGGCGCGAAGGTCGTGGTCAACGATTTCGGCGGCGCGCGCGACGGCACCGGCGGCTCGCTGTCGCCGGCCGAAGCGGTGGTCGAGGAGATCCGTAAAGCCGGCGGCACCGCGATGGCCGACGGCGCCGACGTCTCCAATTTCGAGCAGGTCACCGCCATGGTCGAGCGCGCCACCAAGGAATGGGGCAGCGTCGACCTCTTGTGCGCCAATGCCGGCATCCTGCGCGACAAGTCGTTCGGCAAGATGGAGGTCGCCGATTTCCAGAAGGTGCTCGACGTGCATCTCGTCGGCACCTTCTATTGCTGCAAGGCGGCCTGGGCCGGCATGCGCGACCGCAATTACGGCCGCATCGTGCTGACGACGTCGTCCTCCGGCCTCTACGGCAATTTCGGCCAGGCCAATTACGGCGCTGCCAAAACCGGCATGGTCGGCCTGATGAACGTGCTCGCCGAGGAGGGCCGCAAGAATAACATCCGCGTCAACATCATCTCGCCGACCGCCGCGACGCGCATGACCGAAGAGCTGCTGCCGCCGCAGGCGCTGCAACTGATGAAGCCGAACGCGATCACGCCCGCGGTCGAGTATATGTTGAGCGAGGATGCGCCGACCCGCACCATCATGGGCGCGGGTGCCGGCTCGTTTGCGGTGATCAGGATCCTGGAGAGCGAAGGCATCAACCTGCCGGAGAGCGAGTGGACGCCGGATGCGATCGCCGCGCATTTCGCCGAGATCAGCGACATGTCGAAGGCCAGGGCGCTGCAGGGCGCGTTCGAGCAGACGCAGAAATACGTCGCGCAGGCCGCGGCGCGGGTGGGGATCAAGCTCTGA
- a CDS encoding TIGR03862 family flavoprotein, giving the protein MAAEVLASGGAGVTVYDAMPSAGRKFLMAGRGGLNLTHSEPLQQFMARYREAAPKLQAAIDAFSPDALRAWSEALGEPTFVGSSGRVFPKTFKASPLLRAWLRRLDAAGVRFAFRHRWIGWDGDGRLIFQTPKGLSAIEANATLLALGGASWPRLGSDGGWVDILAAKGIAVSKLRPANSGFTVDWSKVFRDRFEGQPLKGVALTIGAHTVRGEAMITRSGIEGGAIYALSAELREAVLNLGQATLMIALRPDLDAAALTTRLSGVRGKQSLANFLRKAAQLSPVGIGLMQEAAIASGRPLASFSPAELAGLINAIPVQLTGVAAIDRAISTAGGILFDELDERFMLRKSPGVFAAGEMLDWEAPTGGYLLQASFATGAAAGRGMLGWLNRS; this is encoded by the coding sequence ATGGCGGCGGAAGTGCTGGCGTCAGGCGGCGCCGGCGTCACGGTCTATGACGCGATGCCGTCCGCGGGGCGCAAATTCCTGATGGCCGGCCGCGGCGGGCTCAATCTCACCCATAGCGAACCGCTGCAGCAGTTCATGGCGCGCTACCGCGAGGCCGCACCGAAGCTGCAAGCGGCGATCGACGCGTTTTCGCCCGATGCGCTCCGGGCCTGGAGCGAAGCGCTGGGCGAGCCAACCTTCGTCGGCAGCAGCGGACGCGTGTTTCCCAAGACGTTCAAGGCCTCGCCCTTGCTGCGCGCCTGGCTGCGGCGGCTCGACGCCGCCGGCGTCCGCTTCGCTTTTCGCCATCGCTGGATCGGCTGGGACGGCGATGGCCGGCTGATCTTTCAGACGCCGAAAGGCCTCTCCGCTATCGAAGCAAACGCCACGCTGCTCGCGCTCGGCGGCGCAAGCTGGCCACGCCTGGGGTCGGATGGCGGCTGGGTCGACATCCTCGCTGCAAAGGGCATTGCCGTCTCCAAGCTGCGGCCGGCCAATTCCGGCTTCACGGTCGATTGGTCCAAAGTGTTCCGCGACCGCTTCGAGGGCCAGCCGCTCAAGGGCGTGGCGCTGACGATCGGCGCGCACACAGTGCGCGGAGAGGCGATGATCACCCGCAGCGGCATCGAAGGCGGCGCGATCTACGCGCTGTCGGCGGAGCTGCGCGAGGCCGTGCTGAATCTCGGGCAGGCGACGCTGATGATCGCGTTGCGGCCCGATCTCGACGCCGCTGCGCTGACCACGCGGCTGTCAGGCGTGCGCGGCAAGCAATCGCTGGCGAACTTCCTGCGCAAGGCGGCGCAGCTGTCGCCGGTCGGAATTGGCCTCATGCAGGAGGCGGCCATCGCCTCCGGCCGGCCGCTCGCTTCGTTCTCGCCGGCGGAGCTCGCAGGGCTGATCAATGCGATTCCGGTTCAGCTCACCGGAGTAGCCGCGATCGATCGCGCCATCTCGACCGCGGGCGGAATTTTGTTCGACGAGCTCGACGAGCGCTTCATGCTGCGCAAATCGCCCGGTGTGTTCGCCGCCGGCGAGATGCTGGACTGGGAAGCACCGACCGGCGGCTATCTCTTGCAGGCGTCATTCGCGACCGGGGCTGCCGCAGGCAGGGGCATGCTCGGCTGGCTGAATCGTTCTTAG